Proteins encoded within one genomic window of Acidobacteriota bacterium:
- a CDS encoding AAA family ATPase, which yields MDRRKLPTGIQTFRRIREEDYYYVDKTSYAQRIAQNGGTHYFLSRPRRFGKSLFVDTLKELYEGNEPLFRGLAVHDTWDWSKRHPVVRLSFAGGNFRRPGELQASAMQQIGAVEHRAGLPASEVPTPAGRFADLLEALHERTRERVVVLVDEYDKPILNALEGSAPSDGRGETPADANAQATANRDDLRGLYGTLKDCDAHVEFTFITGVSKFSKVSLFSDLNFLIDLTLNPRYAAICGYTEEDLDSVFAPELPGLDRDQIRAWYNGYSWRGNENVYNPWAILHLFASREFKAHWFETATPRFLIDALIGRGFSAPALESLHADDDLLSAFDVASMATEALLFQTGYLTIAAEDKDPDGVPLYLLGYPNREVRRGLNRGLLDALAPNWRSTGSGIALRRLLAAEDWAGLEALFRKLLAGIPHDWHRRNDIARYEGYWSSVFYAWFQASMDGVAVEDATSRGRLDMAVVLGDSAFLFELKVAERGAGSARPAGAAADARPASATSEPASHTDSAALAQLTARRYADKYRAPGRNVHLIGVEVSAETRDITAFDVAPA from the coding sequence GTGGACCGACGCAAGCTCCCCACCGGCATCCAGACCTTCCGCCGCATCCGGGAGGAAGACTACTACTACGTCGACAAGACCTCCTACGCCCAACGGATTGCGCAGAACGGCGGCACCCACTACTTCCTGTCGCGACCCCGCCGGTTCGGCAAGAGCCTGTTCGTGGACACTCTCAAGGAGCTGTACGAGGGCAACGAGCCGTTGTTCCGCGGACTAGCCGTCCACGACACGTGGGACTGGTCGAAGCGCCATCCCGTCGTGCGGCTGAGCTTCGCCGGCGGCAACTTCAGGAGGCCCGGCGAACTGCAGGCGAGCGCCATGCAACAAATCGGCGCGGTGGAGCACCGGGCCGGACTGCCGGCCTCCGAGGTTCCTACCCCCGCGGGACGGTTCGCCGACCTTCTGGAGGCGCTGCACGAACGCACCCGTGAGCGCGTCGTCGTCCTGGTGGACGAGTACGACAAGCCGATCCTGAACGCGCTGGAGGGATCGGCGCCTTCGGACGGGCGCGGCGAAACGCCTGCCGACGCCAACGCGCAGGCGACCGCCAACCGCGACGACCTGCGCGGGCTCTACGGTACCCTCAAGGACTGCGACGCCCACGTCGAGTTCACCTTCATCACCGGCGTCAGCAAGTTCTCCAAGGTCAGTCTCTTCTCCGACCTCAACTTCCTAATCGACCTCACCCTGAATCCGCGCTACGCGGCCATCTGCGGCTACACCGAGGAAGACCTCGACTCCGTGTTCGCACCCGAGCTCCCCGGCCTCGATCGAGACCAGATCCGCGCTTGGTACAACGGCTACAGCTGGCGCGGGAACGAGAACGTCTACAACCCGTGGGCCATCCTCCACCTGTTCGCCAGCCGCGAGTTCAAGGCCCACTGGTTCGAGACCGCTACGCCCCGCTTCCTCATCGACGCGCTGATCGGACGCGGCTTCTCCGCCCCCGCCCTCGAGAGCCTGCACGCCGACGACGACCTGCTGTCGGCCTTCGACGTGGCGTCGATGGCGACCGAGGCGCTGCTGTTCCAGACCGGCTACCTGACCATCGCGGCCGAAGATAAGGACCCGGACGGCGTGCCCCTGTACCTCCTGGGTTATCCGAACCGGGAAGTGCGGCGCGGACTGAACCGCGGCCTGCTCGACGCACTGGCGCCGAACTGGCGGTCGACAGGGAGCGGCATCGCGCTCCGCCGCCTGCTGGCGGCCGAGGACTGGGCCGGACTGGAAGCGTTGTTTCGCAAGCTGCTGGCGGGCATCCCCCACGACTGGCACCGGCGCAACGACATCGCGCGTTACGAGGGCTACTGGTCGAGCGTCTTCTATGCCTGGTTCCAGGCGTCGATGGACGGCGTGGCGGTGGAGGACGCCACCAGCCGCGGGCGCCTGGACATGGCGGTGGTGCTGGGCGACAGCGCGTTCCTTTTCGAGCTCAAGGTGGCCGAGCGCGGGGCGGGGAGTGCCCGGCCGGCAGGAGCGGCGGCAGACGCCCGACCGGCGAGCGCGACGAGCGAGCCTGCCTCACACACGGACAGCGCGGCGCTGGCGCAGTTGACGGCGCGCCGCTACGCGGACAAGTACCGAGCGCCGGGCCGCAACGTTCACCTGATCGGCGTGGAGGTCAGCGCCGAGACACGCGACATCACCGCGTTCGACGTGGCGCCCGCCTGA
- a CDS encoding ATP-binding protein: MDRRKLPIGIQTFRQIREEDYYYVDKTAYACRIGEDAGKHLFLSRPRRFGKSLFVDTVKELYEGNEPLFRGLAVHDAWDWSKRHPVVRLSFAGGNFKRPGELHASVMRQLAACERRAGLPASDVPTPAGRFADLLEALHDRTGERGVVLVDEYDKPILDALEGPAPAGERGEMPAAANAQAIANRDDLRGLYGTIKDCDAHVELTFITGVSRFSKVSLFSGLNNLTDLTLNPHYSAICGYTDADLDTVFAPELPGLERDEIRAWYNGYAWRGSENVYNPYAILHLFASREFEAHWFETATPRFLIDTLLRHGFAAPDLENVHADAALLSTFDVDAMPAEALLFQTGYLTIVDEERRDGRTLYRLAYPNRKVRRGLNDSLLDALAPSWRSAGDAGALRRLLSVQDWTGVESLFRRLLAGIPHDWHRRNDIARYEGYWSSVFYAWFRASLDHLAVEDATSRSRLDMALRLEEDVYLFEFKVAGRSEQGAALAQLKARRYADKYRAPGRTVHLIGVEVSAETRDITAFDVEPA; this comes from the coding sequence GTGGACAGGCGCAAGCTCCCGATCGGGATCCAGACGTTCCGCCAGATCCGCGAGGAGGACTACTACTACGTCGACAAGACCGCCTACGCTTGCCGGATCGGGGAAGACGCCGGAAAGCACCTCTTCCTGTCTCGACCCCGCCGGTTCGGCAAGAGCCTGTTCGTGGACACCGTCAAGGAGCTGTACGAGGGCAACGAGCCCTTGTTCCGCGGACTGGCCGTCCACGACGCGTGGGACTGGTCGAAACGCCATCCTGTCGTGCGGCTGAGCTTCGCCGGCGGCAACTTCAAGCGGCCGGGCGAGCTGCACGCGAGCGTCATGCGGCAACTCGCTGCGTGCGAACGCCGGGCCGGGCTGCCGGCCTCAGACGTTCCCACGCCCGCGGGACGCTTCGCCGACCTTCTGGAGGCGCTGCACGACCGGACGGGCGAGCGCGGCGTCGTCCTGGTGGACGAGTACGACAAGCCGATCCTGGACGCGCTGGAAGGACCGGCGCCTGCCGGCGAGCGCGGCGAAATGCCCGCCGCCGCCAACGCGCAGGCGATCGCCAACCGCGACGACCTGCGCGGGCTGTACGGCACCATCAAGGACTGCGACGCGCACGTCGAGCTCACCTTCATCACCGGTGTGAGCAGGTTCAGCAAGGTGAGCCTGTTCTCCGGACTGAACAACCTCACCGATCTCACCCTGAACCCGCACTACTCGGCGATCTGCGGTTACACGGATGCAGACCTCGACACGGTGTTCGCGCCGGAGTTGCCAGGGCTGGAGCGCGACGAGATCCGCGCCTGGTACAACGGCTACGCTTGGCGGGGAAGCGAGAACGTCTACAACCCCTACGCCATCCTGCATCTCTTCGCCAGCCGGGAGTTCGAGGCGCACTGGTTCGAGACCGCGACGCCGCGCTTCCTGATCGACACCCTGCTCCGGCACGGCTTCGCGGCCCCGGACCTCGAGAACGTCCACGCCGACGCCGCCCTGCTGTCGACCTTCGACGTGGACGCCATGCCTGCGGAGGCGCTGCTGTTCCAGACCGGCTACCTGACCATCGTGGACGAGGAGCGGCGCGACGGGAGAACGCTGTACCGGCTCGCGTACCCGAACCGGAAGGTGCGGCGCGGCCTGAACGACAGCCTGCTGGACGCACTGGCACCGAGCTGGCGGTCGGCGGGAGACGCTGGCGCGCTCCGCCGCCTTCTCTCGGTGCAGGATTGGACCGGCGTCGAATCGCTGTTCCGGCGGCTGCTGGCCGGCATTCCGCACGACTGGCACCGCCGGAACGACATCGCCCGCTACGAGGGGTACTGGTCGAGCGTCTTCTACGCCTGGTTCCGGGCCTCCCTGGACCACCTGGCCGTGGAGGACGCCACCAGCCGCAGCCGACTGGACATGGCATTGCGACTCGAGGAAGACGTCTACCTGTTCGAGTTCAAGGTGGCCGGGCGTTCGGAGCAGGGTGCGGCCCTGGCGCAGTTGAAGGCGCGCCGCTACGCGGACAAGTACCGCGCGCCGGGCCGTACGGTCCACCTCATCGGCGTGGAGGTCAGTGCCGAGACGCGCGACATCACGGCGTTCGACGTCGAGCCCGCCTGA
- a CDS encoding DUF1552 domain-containing protein produces the protein MIVTQKSLSRRTVLRGLGATVALPLLDAMVPALSAAARSVTASVPRLAFFYVPNGMLPRNFHPQGNGGSDFDLTPVLGPLTPYRDRMTVVTGLSNAGVVSPNEGGGVHTRAHGGWLNGILPKRTEGADIRAGKTIDQYAADKLGADTALRSLELTTESNYQVGNCENGYSCAYRNSTSWLTPTTPLPHERDPRVVFQRLFGDGGSVEARLAQMKTDRSILDSVTDSIHRLERKVGAQDRAAVDEYLQSIRAIERRIQRTEETNTTTPLPAVDQPAGVPDDYEEHVGLLQDMLVLAFQADITRVSCMQMARETSGRTYPNIGVPEAHHTVSHHQQDPHNIAQYTKISQYQMTLFSKLVEKMRNTPDGDGTLLDHSILLHGAGMGDGDQHTPYNLPITLMGGGAGQLDGNRHLVYEMHTPFMNLGLTLLEKVGVKVDRISDSTGPLTGV, from the coding sequence ATGATCGTCACCCAGAAGTCGCTGTCTCGCCGGACCGTGCTCCGCGGCCTCGGCGCCACCGTCGCCCTGCCGCTGCTCGACGCCATGGTGCCGGCGCTTTCGGCCGCCGCCCGGTCGGTGACGGCGTCCGTGCCGCGGCTTGCGTTCTTCTACGTGCCGAACGGGATGCTGCCGCGCAACTTCCATCCACAGGGGAACGGCGGCTCGGACTTCGATCTGACCCCGGTGCTCGGCCCGTTGACGCCCTACCGCGATCGCATGACGGTGGTGACCGGCCTGAGCAACGCCGGCGTCGTGAGCCCCAACGAGGGCGGCGGCGTCCACACGCGCGCGCACGGCGGCTGGCTCAACGGCATCCTGCCGAAGCGCACCGAAGGGGCCGACATCCGCGCCGGCAAGACCATCGACCAGTACGCGGCGGACAAGCTGGGAGCGGACACGGCGCTGCGCTCGCTGGAGCTGACCACCGAGTCGAACTACCAGGTGGGCAACTGCGAGAACGGCTATAGCTGCGCCTACCGCAATTCCACGTCGTGGCTCACGCCGACGACCCCGCTGCCCCACGAGCGCGACCCGCGCGTCGTCTTCCAGCGCCTGTTCGGCGACGGCGGCAGCGTCGAGGCGCGCCTCGCGCAGATGAAGACCGACCGCAGCATCCTCGACTCGGTCACCGACAGCATCCACCGCCTGGAGCGGAAGGTGGGCGCCCAGGACCGCGCCGCCGTCGACGAGTACCTGCAGTCGATCCGCGCCATCGAGCGGCGCATCCAGCGCACCGAGGAGACCAACACCACGACGCCGCTGCCCGCCGTCGACCAGCCGGCCGGCGTCCCCGACGACTACGAGGAGCACGTCGGGCTGCTGCAGGACATGCTGGTGCTGGCCTTCCAGGCCGACATCACCCGCGTGAGCTGCATGCAGATGGCGCGCGAGACCAGCGGGCGGACCTATCCGAACATAGGCGTGCCGGAGGCGCACCACACGGTGTCGCACCACCAGCAGGATCCGCACAACATCGCGCAGTACACGAAGATCAGCCAGTACCAGATGACGCTCTTCTCAAAGCTGGTCGAGAAGATGCGCAACACGCCGGACGGTGACGGCACGCTGCTCGATCACAGCATCCTTCTGCATGGGGCGGGCATGGGCGACGGCGATCAGCACACGCCGTACAACCTGCCGATCACGTTGATGGGCGGCGGCGCCGGCCAGCTCGACGGCAACCGGCACCTCGTCTACGAGATGCACACGCCGTTCATGAACCTCGGGCTGACCCTGCTCGAGAAGGTAGGCGTGAAGGTGGACCGGATCTCCGACAGCACGGGGCCGCTGACGGGGGTGTAG